Proteins encoded in a region of the Isoalcanivorax pacificus W11-5 genome:
- the rplT gene encoding 50S ribosomal protein L20, with the protein MARVKRGVQARRRHKKILKQAKGYYGARSRVYRVAIQAVIKAGQYAYRDRKARKRQFRRLWIVRINAGARANGLSYSRLIDGLKKAAIDIDRKVLADLAVRDAVAFGALAEKAKASLAA; encoded by the coding sequence ATGGCTCGAGTAAAGCGTGGTGTGCAGGCCCGTCGCCGGCACAAGAAAATCCTCAAGCAGGCCAAGGGCTATTATGGCGCCCGCAGCCGTGTCTATCGTGTAGCTATCCAGGCGGTCATCAAGGCCGGCCAGTATGCCTACCGTGACCGCAAGGCGCGCAAGCGTCAGTTCCGTCGCCTGTGGATCGTGCGTATCAACGCCGGTGCACGTGCCAACGGTCTGTCCTACAGCCGCCTGATCGACGGCCTGAAGAAAGCGGCCATCGACATCGACCGCAAAGTGCTGGCCGATCTGGCCGTGCGCGATGCCGTGGCGTTTGGTGCGCTGGCCGAAAAGGCCAAAGCGAGCCTCGCCGCCTGA
- the uvrB gene encoding excinuclease ABC subunit UvrB has product MASASSRDSSGTTSGPSGKDEGFRIHAGYAPAGDQPAAIAGLVEGIEDGLSHQTLLGVTGSGKTFTIANVIQAVQRPTIVMAPNKTLAAQLYSEFREFFPENSVEYFVSYYDYYQPEAYVPSSDTFIEKDSAINEHIEQMRLSATKALMERRDTIIVASVSAIYGLGDPNSYMSMLLHVVRGDRIDQRAVLRRLAELQYTRNEMDFRRATYRVRGDVIDIFPADEDREAVRLELFDDEVENISIFDPLTGEILRKVSRISIYPKSHYVTPREVVLEAIEKIKDELRERLEQLRNANKLVEAQRLEQRTRFDIEMLQELGYCNGVENYSRLFSGRAPGEAPPTLFDYLPDDALLVMDESHVTVPQIGGMYKGDRSRKETLVEYGFRLPSALDNRPLKFEEWEGLAPQTIFVSATPGPYEQKHAGQVVEQVVRPTGLVDPVIEVRPALSQVDDVLGEIREAVQRDERVLITVLTKRMAEDLTEFLQEHDVRVRYLHSDVDTVERVELIRDLRLGKFDVLVGINLLREGLDMPEVALVAIFDADKEGFLRSDRSLIQTIGRAARNLKGRAIMYADKITGSMQRAIEETDRRREKQIAFNTEHGITPTALNKRIRDILEDTYSTGVGGKHGKSRKKGVGEDSGEYAVPASPAEATREIAALEAKMLEHARNLEFEQAARLRDQIQKIRENSFLAG; this is encoded by the coding sequence ATGGCATCAGCTTCTTCACGCGACTCATCTGGCACCACCTCTGGCCCCTCCGGCAAGGACGAAGGCTTCCGTATCCATGCCGGTTATGCGCCCGCTGGCGACCAGCCTGCGGCCATCGCCGGGCTGGTCGAAGGCATTGAGGATGGCCTGTCGCACCAGACCCTGCTCGGCGTAACCGGCTCGGGCAAGACCTTCACCATCGCCAACGTCATCCAGGCGGTACAGCGGCCGACCATCGTCATGGCGCCGAACAAGACCCTGGCGGCGCAGCTGTACAGCGAATTCCGCGAGTTCTTCCCGGAAAACTCGGTGGAATACTTCGTCTCCTACTACGACTACTACCAGCCGGAAGCCTACGTGCCGTCGTCGGACACCTTCATCGAAAAGGATTCCGCCATCAATGAGCACATCGAGCAGATGCGGCTGTCAGCCACCAAGGCGCTGATGGAACGCCGCGACACCATCATCGTGGCCTCGGTGTCCGCGATCTACGGCCTGGGTGATCCGAACAGCTATATGTCGATGCTGCTGCACGTGGTGCGCGGCGACCGGATTGACCAGCGCGCCGTGCTGCGCCGCCTGGCGGAGCTGCAGTATACCCGCAACGAGATGGACTTCCGTCGCGCTACTTACCGGGTGCGTGGCGATGTGATCGATATTTTCCCGGCTGATGAAGACCGTGAAGCGGTGCGCCTGGAGCTGTTCGATGACGAAGTCGAGAACATCAGCATCTTCGACCCGCTGACCGGCGAGATCCTGCGCAAGGTGTCGCGCATTTCCATCTATCCCAAGAGCCACTATGTGACCCCCCGCGAAGTCGTGCTGGAGGCGATCGAGAAGATCAAGGACGAACTGCGCGAGCGCCTGGAGCAGTTGCGCAACGCCAACAAGCTGGTCGAAGCGCAGCGGCTGGAACAGCGCACCCGCTTCGATATCGAGATGCTGCAGGAGCTGGGCTATTGCAACGGCGTGGAAAACTACTCGCGCCTGTTCTCCGGCCGCGCACCGGGCGAAGCGCCGCCGACCCTGTTCGACTACCTGCCGGACGACGCGCTGCTGGTGATGGACGAATCCCACGTGACCGTGCCGCAGATCGGCGGCATGTACAAAGGCGACCGCTCGCGCAAGGAAACACTGGTTGAATACGGCTTCCGCCTGCCCTCGGCGCTGGATAACCGGCCTCTGAAATTCGAGGAATGGGAAGGGCTGGCGCCGCAGACCATCTTCGTCTCCGCGACGCCCGGCCCGTATGAACAGAAGCACGCCGGCCAGGTGGTGGAACAGGTGGTGCGCCCCACCGGGCTGGTGGACCCGGTCATCGAAGTGCGGCCGGCGCTCAGCCAGGTGGACGATGTGCTCGGCGAAATTCGCGAAGCGGTACAGCGCGACGAGCGGGTGTTGATCACGGTATTGACCAAACGCATGGCGGAAGACCTGACCGAGTTCCTGCAGGAGCATGACGTGCGTGTGCGCTATCTGCACTCGGACGTGGATACCGTCGAACGGGTAGAGCTGATCCGCGACCTGCGGCTGGGCAAGTTCGACGTGCTGGTGGGCATCAACCTGCTGCGCGAAGGCCTGGACATGCCGGAGGTGGCGCTGGTGGCCATCTTCGATGCCGACAAGGAAGGCTTCCTGCGTTCCGACCGCTCGCTGATCCAGACCATCGGCCGCGCGGCACGGAACCTCAAGGGCCGCGCCATCATGTACGCCGACAAGATCACCGGCTCCATGCAGCGCGCTATCGAAGAGACGGATCGCCGGCGCGAAAAACAGATCGCCTTCAACACCGAGCACGGCATCACGCCGACGGCCCTGAACAAGCGCATCCGCGACATTCTGGAAGACACCTATTCCACGGGCGTGGGCGGCAAGCACGGCAAGAGCCGCAAAAAAGGCGTGGGCGAGGACAGCGGCGAGTATGCCGTGCCGGCGTCGCCAGCAGAGGCCACCCGCGAGATCGCGGCGCTGGAAGCAAAAATGCTCGAGCATGCCCGCAACCTGGAGTTCGAGCAGGCAGCCCGCCTGCGCGACCAGATACAGAAAATCCGCGAGAACAGCTTTCTCGCCGGCTGA
- the infC gene encoding translation initiation factor IF-3 has product MAEGSVPRALQAAGLAPTKKDEPEVATIKSAGKGGDKRARINDQIQLENVRLIDENGDQVGVVSLEEALAAAQSKDLDLVEISPDAEPPVCRIMDYGKHLFDLKQKAKEGRKKQRQTQVKEMKFRPGTDQGDYQVKLRNLVRFLEAGDKAKVTVRFRGREMAHQELGLQLLQRVEADLAEWGNVEQRPNMEGRQMIMVIAPQRKNK; this is encoded by the coding sequence ATGGCTGAAGGGTCGGTGCCACGAGCGCTGCAGGCAGCAGGGCTTGCGCCGACGAAGAAAGATGAACCGGAGGTAGCCACCATTAAAAGTGCTGGCAAGGGCGGTGATAAACGCGCCCGCATTAACGACCAGATCCAACTGGAGAACGTTCGCCTGATCGATGAAAACGGTGATCAGGTGGGTGTGGTGAGTCTGGAGGAGGCGCTGGCGGCAGCCCAGTCCAAAGATCTCGACCTGGTGGAAATTTCGCCCGACGCGGAGCCACCGGTCTGCCGAATCATGGATTACGGCAAACACCTGTTCGACCTGAAACAAAAGGCGAAAGAAGGGCGCAAGAAGCAGCGCCAGACCCAGGTGAAGGAAATGAAATTCCGCCCCGGCACCGACCAAGGCGACTACCAGGTGAAACTTCGCAACCTGGTGCGCTTTCTCGAGGCAGGGGACAAGGCCAAGGTAACCGTACGGTTCCGTGGCCGCGAGATGGCGCACCAGGAACTGGGGCTGCAACTGCTCCAGCGCGTGGAAGCGGATCTCGCCGAGTGGGGTAATGTCGAGCAGCGTCCGAACATGGAAGGCCGACAGATGATCATGGTTATCGCGCCCCAGCGGAAAAACAAGTGA
- the ihfA gene encoding integration host factor subunit alpha, which translates to MAALTKADMAERLFEELGLNKREAKEMVEMFFEEIRRALENNIQVKLSGFGNFDLRDKSERPGRNPKTGEEIPITARRVVTFRPGQKLKQRVEAYAGTKQ; encoded by the coding sequence ATGGCGGCGCTGACCAAGGCAGATATGGCTGAAAGGCTGTTCGAGGAACTGGGCCTGAACAAGCGGGAAGCCAAGGAAATGGTGGAAATGTTCTTCGAGGAAATCCGCCGTGCCCTGGAAAATAACATCCAGGTGAAGCTTTCCGGTTTCGGCAATTTCGATCTGCGCGACAAGAGTGAGCGGCCGGGCCGCAACCCCAAGACAGGCGAGGAAATCCCCATCACTGCGCGTCGCGTCGTGACCTTCCGTCCGGGGCAGAAACTAAAACAACGAGTTGAAGCTTATGCTGGAACCAAGCAATAA
- the cmoA gene encoding carboxy-S-adenosyl-L-methionine synthase CmoA gives MKDDLYAQARDEVARFCFDEQVARVFPDMIRRSVPGYGTMIDMIGVFAARYARPGTRLYDLGSSLGAATLAMAKLVPHRDCEIIAVDNSPAMVEQAATILASEVPLVPVTQRCEDVRTTVLENASVVVLNFTLQFVPLEDRDALIQRIADALSPGDILVLSEKIRFPDDEEDALQQALHHAFKRNNGYSDLEISQKRTAIENVLIPETLAAHEARLTQAGFSRVHVWFRCFNFLSLVAIR, from the coding sequence ATGAAAGACGATCTCTACGCCCAGGCCCGCGATGAAGTTGCCCGTTTCTGTTTTGACGAACAGGTCGCGCGCGTCTTCCCCGACATGATTCGCCGTTCGGTGCCGGGTTACGGCACCATGATCGACATGATAGGGGTGTTTGCCGCGCGCTATGCCAGGCCTGGCACACGCCTGTATGACCTGGGCAGTTCGCTGGGCGCGGCGACGCTGGCCATGGCGAAGCTGGTGCCGCACCGGGATTGCGAGATCATCGCCGTGGACAATTCGCCGGCCATGGTGGAGCAGGCTGCCACGATTCTGGCCTCGGAAGTGCCTCTCGTACCGGTCACACAGCGCTGCGAGGACGTGCGCACCACGGTATTGGAGAACGCCTCCGTGGTGGTGCTCAACTTCACTTTGCAGTTTGTACCCCTGGAAGATCGCGACGCGCTCATTCAGCGTATCGCCGATGCACTCAGCCCCGGTGATATTCTGGTACTGTCGGAAAAAATCCGCTTCCCCGATGACGAGGAAGACGCCCTGCAACAGGCGCTGCACCATGCTTTCAAGCGCAACAATGGCTACAGCGATCTGGAAATCAGCCAGAAGCGCACGGCGATCGAAAACGTGCTGATTCCGGAAACGCTCGCGGCCCATGAAGCGCGCCTGACACAGGCCGGCTTCAGCCGTGTGCATGTCTGGTTTCGTTGCTTCAATTTCCTGTCGCTGGTGGCGATTCGCTGA
- a CDS encoding zinc-binding alcohol dehydrogenase family protein: MKAVGYRKSLPIDDPSSLQDITLDVPQPGPRDLLVKVSAIAVNPVDTKIRLNTAPEAGDFKVLGWDAAGVVEAVGRDVSLFRPGDKVWYAGDVTRPGTNAEYQCVDERIVGRAPDNLSMAEAAAMPLTTVTAWELLFDRLGVQQGKGHGRTLLVVGASGGVGSVLVQLARQLTELTVIGTASRDATRDWVLSLGAHKVIDHSKPLTEGLSQIGVSDVDYVASLTHTDEHIDQIVDALRPQGKLALIDDPLQLDVRKLKRKSLSLHWEFMYTRSLFQTDDQIEQHRILMKVAELVEQGVLRTTVADHYGVINAENLRRAHAVMEAHQARGKIVLEGF; the protein is encoded by the coding sequence ATGAAAGCCGTTGGATACCGGAAATCACTGCCGATCGATGACCCGTCCTCATTGCAGGACATCACGCTTGATGTGCCGCAACCCGGCCCGCGAGACCTGTTGGTGAAAGTGAGTGCCATCGCGGTGAACCCGGTGGACACCAAGATACGCCTGAACACCGCCCCCGAGGCTGGTGACTTCAAGGTGCTTGGCTGGGATGCCGCCGGCGTGGTGGAAGCCGTGGGCCGCGACGTGAGTCTGTTTCGTCCCGGCGACAAGGTCTGGTATGCCGGCGATGTGACCCGGCCGGGCACCAATGCCGAATACCAGTGCGTGGACGAACGCATTGTCGGGCGCGCGCCGGACAACCTGAGCATGGCCGAGGCGGCCGCCATGCCGTTGACTACCGTCACGGCCTGGGAATTGCTGTTTGACCGGCTCGGTGTGCAGCAGGGCAAGGGCCACGGCAGGACATTGCTGGTGGTCGGTGCCAGTGGGGGTGTTGGCTCGGTGCTGGTGCAATTGGCACGACAGCTTACCGAACTGACAGTGATTGGCACCGCGTCACGCGATGCCACCCGTGACTGGGTGCTCAGCCTCGGCGCACACAAGGTCATTGATCACAGCAAGCCGCTGACCGAGGGCCTGTCGCAGATCGGTGTCAGTGACGTGGACTATGTCGCCAGCCTGACGCACACCGATGAGCATATCGACCAGATTGTCGACGCACTGCGACCGCAGGGAAAGCTGGCGCTGATCGATGATCCGCTGCAACTGGATGTGCGCAAGCTCAAGCGCAAGAGCCTGTCGCTGCACTGGGAATTCATGTACACGCGCTCGTTGTTCCAGACCGATGATCAGATCGAGCAGCACCGTATCCTGATGAAAGTGGCGGAACTGGTGGAGCAGGGTGTGCTGCGCACCACCGTGGCGGATCACTATGGTGTCATCAATGCCGAAAATCTGCGCCGTGCCCATGCGGTGATGGAAGCGCATCAGGCACGCGGCAAGATTGTGCTGGAAGGTTTTTGA
- the cmoB gene encoding tRNA 5-methoxyuridine(34)/uridine 5-oxyacetic acid(34) synthase CmoB codes for MHAYVDALQAALAAAALSPWDTESGVLARQRLVEAPHGDLPAWQSSLARLPPGPAPVELKTDTLQIGEPGSLPATGMVELETALAGLMPWRKGPFSFFGLHIDTEWRSDWKWQRVLPHLAPLAGRRVLDVGCGSGYHCWRMRGEGASFVLGIDPTLLFLMQFLAVRRYLPEAPVWLSPVRLEELSPGVEAFDTVFSMGVLYHRRSPLDHLLELKSALRPGGELVLETLVVEGDAQRVLMPADRYAAMRNVYFLPSAAMLVLWLTRCGFRDVRVVDEAVTTLEEQRATPWMRFQSLADFLDPQDSTLTREGYPAPRRAVVIAEKP; via the coding sequence ATGCACGCCTACGTTGACGCCTTGCAGGCCGCGCTGGCGGCTGCCGCTCTTTCTCCCTGGGATACCGAAAGTGGTGTGCTGGCCCGGCAACGGCTGGTCGAGGCACCGCACGGCGACCTGCCAGCCTGGCAGTCATCGCTGGCACGCCTGCCTCCTGGCCCGGCGCCGGTCGAGTTGAAGACTGATACGCTGCAAATTGGTGAGCCTGGCAGCCTGCCGGCCACGGGGATGGTGGAGCTGGAAACGGCACTGGCTGGCCTGATGCCCTGGCGCAAGGGGCCGTTTTCGTTCTTCGGCCTGCATATTGACACCGAATGGCGTTCGGACTGGAAATGGCAGCGTGTGCTGCCGCACCTGGCACCGCTGGCCGGCCGGCGTGTGCTGGATGTGGGCTGTGGTTCGGGTTATCACTGCTGGCGCATGCGGGGCGAGGGCGCATCGTTTGTGCTGGGCATCGACCCGACGCTGCTGTTCCTGATGCAGTTCCTGGCGGTGCGCCGCTATCTGCCGGAGGCGCCGGTATGGTTGTCGCCGGTGCGGCTGGAAGAACTCTCGCCGGGCGTGGAAGCCTTTGATACCGTGTTTTCCATGGGGGTTCTGTACCACCGCCGCTCGCCGCTGGACCACCTGCTGGAACTGAAATCGGCGTTGCGCCCCGGCGGTGAACTGGTGCTGGAAACACTGGTGGTTGAGGGTGACGCGCAGCGTGTACTGATGCCTGCGGACCGCTACGCCGCCATGCGTAATGTGTATTTTCTGCCCAGCGCTGCCATGCTGGTGCTGTGGCTGACCCGCTGTGGTTTTCGCGATGTGCGGGTGGTGGACGAGGCGGTGACCACGCTGGAGGAACAGCGCGCCACGCCCTGGATGCGTTTTCAGTCCCTGGCGGATTTTCTTGACCCGCAGGACAGCACCCTGACCCGCGAGGGCTATCCGGCGCCGCGCCGCGCCGTCGTGATCGCGGAAAAACCCTGA
- the pheS gene encoding phenylalanine--tRNA ligase subunit alpha has protein sequence MENLETLTRAALDAVDAAADLRALDEVRVNYLGKKGEISQLLKGLGKLSAEERPQAGALINEARDAVQQALENRREAMEQAALNAQLAGERVDVTLPGRGELPGNLHPVTRTRRRIEDFFAGLGYDVAEGPEVEDDFHNFEALNIPGHHPARAMHDTFYFGDGRLLRTHTSPVQIRVMENGKPPFRIIAPGRVYRCDSDLTHTPMFHQVEGLLVDQNITFADLRGTVAAFLRAFFEVDDLAVRFRPSYFPFTEPSAEVDIGCTHCGGNGCRVCKQTGWLEVMGCGMVHPTVLRHGGVDPEQYSGFAFGMGIERLAMLRYGVNDLRMFFENDVRFLSQFA, from the coding sequence ATGGAAAACCTGGAGACATTGACCCGCGCCGCGCTGGACGCGGTGGACGCTGCCGCAGACCTGCGCGCGCTGGATGAAGTGCGGGTCAATTATCTCGGCAAGAAGGGCGAGATCAGCCAGTTGCTGAAAGGCCTGGGCAAGTTGTCTGCCGAAGAGCGCCCACAGGCCGGTGCATTGATCAATGAAGCGCGTGATGCCGTGCAGCAGGCACTGGAGAATCGTCGCGAGGCGATGGAGCAGGCAGCGCTGAACGCGCAACTGGCGGGCGAGCGCGTGGACGTGACGCTGCCGGGCCGTGGCGAACTGCCCGGCAATTTGCACCCGGTCACCCGTACACGTCGTCGCATCGAGGACTTCTTTGCCGGCCTCGGCTACGACGTCGCCGAAGGCCCGGAAGTGGAAGACGACTTCCACAACTTCGAAGCCTTGAATATTCCCGGCCACCACCCCGCGCGCGCCATGCACGACACCTTCTATTTCGGTGACGGCCGTCTGCTGCGCACGCACACCTCGCCGGTGCAGATTCGTGTGATGGAAAACGGCAAGCCGCCGTTCCGCATCATCGCACCGGGCCGGGTGTACCGCTGCGACTCCGACCTGACCCACACCCCCATGTTCCACCAAGTGGAAGGGCTGCTGGTGGATCAGAACATTACCTTTGCCGATCTGCGCGGCACAGTGGCGGCGTTTTTGCGCGCCTTCTTTGAAGTGGACGATCTGGCGGTGCGTTTCCGTCCGTCCTATTTCCCGTTCACCGAGCCGTCCGCCGAAGTGGATATCGGCTGCACGCATTGCGGCGGCAATGGTTGCCGTGTGTGCAAGCAGACTGGCTGGCTGGAGGTGATGGGCTGCGGCATGGTGCACCCGACAGTGCTGCGCCACGGCGGGGTCGATCCGGAGCAGTACAGTGGCTTCGCCTTCGGCATGGGCATTGAGCGTCTTGCCATGCTGCGTTATGGCGTCAATGACCTGCGCATGTTCTTCGAGAACGACGTCCGCTTCCTCAGCCAGTTTGCCTGA
- the rpmI gene encoding 50S ribosomal protein L35, protein MPKIKSNRGAAKRFKKTASGFKRKQAFKNHILTKKSAKRIRQLRPKTEVHASDIALVKRMLPGV, encoded by the coding sequence ATGCCGAAGATCAAATCAAACCGCGGGGCAGCCAAGCGTTTCAAGAAAACCGCCTCCGGTTTCAAGCGCAAGCAGGCTTTCAAAAACCACATCCTGACGAAGAAATCCGCCAAGCGGATTCGTCAGCTCCGGCCGAAGACCGAAGTGCATGCTTCGGATATCGCGCTGGTGAAGCGCATGCTGCCGGGCGTCTGA
- the pheT gene encoding phenylalanine--tRNA ligase subunit beta, translating into MRFNESWLREWANPALDTGALMHQLTMAGLEVDGVEPAAAPFTGVVVAEVRETAPHPDADKLTLCQVFDGSGTFPVVCGAPNVRPGLRVPFARVGAVLPGDFRIKSAKLRGQPSEGMLCGASELGLEDLIDGLLELPADAPVGTDIREYLSLDDNIIEVDLTPNRADCLSVRGIAREVSVLNRVPFNEPAIAPVPPTLDDTFPVTVSAPEACPRYLGRVIRGINPAAQTPLWMVERLRRAGLRPIDPVVDVTNYVLLELGQPMHAFDLGKLNGAVDVRLSREGEKLALLDGQEITLRDGSLLITDASGPIAMAGVMGGAGSSVTDATRDLFLEAAFFAPLAIAGKARSYGLHTDSSHRFERGVDPALQALAMERATALILDIAGGQAGPVTEVASGAHLPQPAEIALSAGRVEALLGIALPVSDIADILERLGMHINETGAGQWTVRAPSWRFDMAIEQDLVEDLARVYGYDRLPSRLPAIQGGGAAQTETLLSARHLSDLMCARGYLEAITYTFVDPAMQQALAPSLPPLALANPISSELAVMRTTLWAGLLTTAQRNLNRQVARLRLFEQGLRFVPQGGDALLQEPMLAGLVYGNARPQHFDDKARKADFFDVKADVEALLAAGGRTGFRFEAADNDVLHPGQSARISLDGEEAGWLGRLHPALAAKLDLPKDIYLFELRKAAIEQAKVPKFSELSDQPAVRRDLAFVVPEEVPAGALLEAVRNACDARLREVRLFDVYQGDGIEKGRKSLALGLTFQERSRTLREAEISDLIAGVVSQLKQEFNASLRE; encoded by the coding sequence ATGCGTTTCAATGAATCCTGGCTGAGAGAGTGGGCCAATCCGGCACTGGACACCGGGGCGCTGATGCATCAGCTCACCATGGCCGGCCTGGAAGTGGACGGTGTCGAACCGGCAGCGGCGCCCTTTACCGGCGTGGTGGTGGCCGAGGTGCGCGAGACCGCACCGCACCCGGATGCCGACAAGCTGACCCTGTGCCAGGTGTTTGATGGCAGCGGCACCTTCCCGGTGGTCTGCGGCGCGCCGAATGTGCGCCCCGGCCTGCGTGTGCCGTTCGCCCGCGTCGGCGCCGTGCTGCCAGGTGATTTCCGCATCAAGTCCGCCAAACTGCGTGGCCAGCCGTCCGAAGGCATGCTCTGCGGTGCCTCCGAACTGGGTCTGGAAGACCTGATCGACGGCTTGCTGGAACTGCCGGCCGACGCGCCGGTGGGCACGGATATTCGCGAGTACCTGAGCCTGGATGACAACATCATCGAGGTGGACCTGACCCCGAACCGCGCCGACTGCCTCAGCGTGCGTGGCATCGCGCGCGAGGTCAGCGTGCTGAACCGCGTGCCGTTCAACGAGCCGGCCATTGCGCCGGTGCCGCCGACTCTGGACGACACCTTCCCGGTCACCGTGTCCGCGCCGGAGGCGTGCCCGCGCTACCTGGGGCGTGTCATCCGGGGTATCAACCCTGCTGCGCAAACACCGCTGTGGATGGTCGAGCGGCTGCGCCGGGCCGGCTTGCGTCCGATTGATCCGGTGGTGGACGTCACCAACTATGTGCTGCTGGAACTCGGCCAGCCGATGCACGCCTTCGACCTGGGCAAATTGAACGGTGCTGTTGATGTGCGCCTGTCCCGCGAAGGAGAAAAACTGGCGCTGCTCGACGGCCAGGAAATCACCCTGCGCGACGGCAGCCTGCTGATCACCGATGCCTCTGGCCCCATTGCCATGGCCGGTGTCATGGGCGGTGCCGGCAGCAGCGTCACCGACGCCACCCGCGACCTGTTCCTGGAGGCTGCGTTTTTCGCTCCGCTGGCCATTGCCGGCAAGGCGCGCAGCTATGGCCTGCACACGGATTCCTCACACCGCTTCGAGCGGGGCGTCGACCCGGCATTGCAGGCGCTGGCGATGGAGCGTGCCACGGCGTTGATCCTGGACATTGCCGGCGGTCAGGCCGGGCCGGTCACCGAAGTGGCTTCCGGGGCACACCTGCCGCAACCGGCGGAGATCGCCCTGAGTGCCGGGCGCGTGGAGGCACTGCTGGGCATAGCCCTGCCGGTGAGCGATATCGCCGATATCCTTGAGCGCCTGGGCATGCATATCAACGAGACCGGGGCAGGGCAGTGGACTGTGCGGGCGCCAAGCTGGCGCTTCGACATGGCCATCGAGCAGGACCTCGTGGAAGATCTCGCGCGCGTATACGGCTACGACCGTCTGCCCAGCCGGTTGCCCGCCATTCAGGGCGGCGGCGCAGCGCAGACCGAAACACTGCTGTCGGCCCGCCACCTGTCAGACCTGATGTGCGCCCGGGGCTATCTGGAAGCCATCACCTATACCTTCGTCGACCCGGCCATGCAGCAGGCCCTGGCGCCGTCATTGCCGCCGTTGGCGCTGGCCAACCCGATCTCCAGCGAGCTGGCGGTGATGCGCACCACGCTGTGGGCCGGCTTGCTGACCACGGCCCAGCGCAACCTGAACCGCCAGGTGGCGCGCCTGCGCCTGTTCGAACAGGGGCTGCGCTTCGTGCCACAGGGCGGTGATGCGCTGCTGCAGGAGCCGATGCTGGCCGGTCTGGTATACGGCAATGCCCGTCCGCAACATTTCGACGACAAGGCCCGCAAGGCCGACTTTTTCGACGTCAAGGCAGATGTGGAAGCGCTGCTGGCCGCCGGTGGCCGCACAGGCTTCCGCTTTGAAGCGGCCGACAACGACGTGCTGCACCCTGGCCAGAGCGCCCGCATCAGCCTTGATGGCGAAGAGGCCGGCTGGCTCGGGCGGCTGCATCCGGCGCTGGCCGCGAAGCTTGACCTGCCGAAGGATATCTATCTGTTCGAGCTGCGAAAGGCGGCGATTGAGCAGGCAAAAGTGCCGAAGTTCTCCGAACTGTCCGATCAGCCGGCAGTGCGTCGTGACCTGGCCTTTGTGGTGCCGGAAGAGGTGCCTGCCGGTGCCTTGCTGGAGGCGGTACGCAATGCCTGTGACGCGCGCCTGCGCGAGGTCCGGCTTTTCGACGTATATCAAGGGGATGGAATTGAAAAAGGCCGTAAGAGCCTGGCCCTGGGCTTGACCTTCCAGGAGCGTTCGCGCACCCTTAGGGAGGCTGAAATCAGCGACCTTATAGCGGGGGTAGTATCCCAGCTAAAACAAGAATTTAACGCGTCTTTAAGAGAATGA
- a CDS encoding MerR family transcriptional regulator, with amino-acid sequence MLEPSNNDQLPAIPGKRYFTIGEVSDLCDVKPHVLRYWEQEFPQLKPVKRRGNRRYYQRQDVLMIRQIRSLLYDQGYTIGGARQQLTEGANGEQATHYHQLIRQMIVELEDVLDVLRA; translated from the coding sequence ATGCTGGAACCAAGCAATAACGACCAGCTCCCTGCGATTCCCGGCAAGCGCTACTTCACCATCGGCGAAGTCAGCGACCTGTGCGATGTGAAGCCGCATGTGCTGCGTTACTGGGAACAGGAATTCCCGCAACTCAAGCCCGTGAAGCGGCGTGGCAACCGCCGCTACTACCAGCGCCAGGACGTGCTGATGATCCGCCAGATCCGCAGCCTGCTGTACGACCAGGGCTACACCATCGGCGGTGCGCGCCAGCAGCTCACCGAAGGTGCCAACGGCGAGCAGGCCACCCATTATCACCAGCTGATCCGGCAGATGATCGTCGAGTTGGAAGATGTGCTCGACGTCCTGCGTGCCTGA